In a genomic window of Streptomyces noursei ATCC 11455:
- a CDS encoding spermidine synthase: MAPVHPWHPTAGDEPAVRTLDRREGPYGEVVLRQRDPAAADPNTLAAPERCGPVYEIIANGCFLMDTSDGRSERLLVDAALAALPPDRGSPSVLIGGLGVGFSLARAADEPRWGRITVVERETAVIDWHRTGPLAAVSGPALADPRTEILHTDLVAHLCTDAGQLAYDALCLDIDNGPDWTVTEDNDGLYSPAGLAACRDRLTSGGVLAVWSAQPSPAFEQALRNAGFEGVRTEEMPVARGVPDVVHLALRSA, from the coding sequence ATGGCTCCCGTTCACCCCTGGCATCCGACCGCCGGCGACGAGCCGGCCGTACGCACCCTCGACCGCCGCGAGGGCCCCTACGGAGAGGTGGTGCTGCGGCAGCGGGATCCGGCCGCCGCGGACCCCAACACCCTTGCGGCGCCCGAGAGGTGCGGCCCGGTATACGAGATCATCGCCAACGGCTGCTTCCTGATGGACACCTCCGACGGCCGCTCCGAACGGCTGCTGGTGGACGCCGCGCTGGCCGCCCTGCCGCCCGACCGCGGGAGCCCCTCGGTACTGATCGGCGGACTGGGCGTGGGCTTCTCGCTGGCCCGGGCGGCGGACGAGCCACGGTGGGGCCGGATCACGGTCGTGGAGCGGGAGACGGCGGTGATCGACTGGCACCGCACGGGCCCGCTGGCGGCGGTCTCCGGACCGGCGCTGGCCGATCCCCGTACCGAGATCCTGCACACCGACCTGGTGGCGCACCTGTGCACGGACGCCGGCCAACTCGCCTACGACGCCCTGTGCTTGGACATCGACAACGGCCCCGACTGGACCGTCACCGAGGACAACGACGGCCTCTACTCCCCCGCCGGCCTGGCCGCCTGCCGGGACCGTCTGACCTCGGGCGGAGTGCTCGCCGTGTGGTCGGCCCAACCCTCGCCGGCGTTCGAACAGGCGCTGAGAAATGCCGGTTTCGAGGGCGTAAGGACGGAAGAGATGCCGGTTGCCCGAGGCGTCCCGGACGTCGTCCACCTGGCGCTCCGGTCCGCGTAG
- a CDS encoding HAMP domain-containing sensor histidine kinase, whose amino-acid sequence MIRQWRPRARALWDRFWEALRPLDPYRSVKAALGALVIISVIITTLLVFVAMHSATELRVITVFSIIASLLITQFVATGLTAPLGEMTDVTRAMAHGDYTRRVRAGRRDEFGDLADAFNRMAADLEAVDTHRKELVANVSHELRTPIAALRAVLENVVDGVCEPDSDTMRTALKQTERLGRLVEHLLDLSRLDNGVVPLHARRFEVWPYLSGVLKEANMSRGASTLSGLSGLAGSGTHTRTDVHLHLDVSPPELTAYADAERLHQVVANLIDNAIKHSPRHGRVTVRARRGDGPASLVLEVQDEGPGIPESERYRVFERFNRGGPGPSGPGTDGGTGLGLAIARWAVDLHGGRIGVAESSRGCRIRVTLPGLESSRG is encoded by the coding sequence ATGATCCGTCAGTGGCGGCCACGGGCGCGCGCCCTGTGGGACCGGTTCTGGGAGGCGCTGCGCCCCCTGGACCCGTACCGCTCGGTCAAGGCGGCGCTCGGCGCCCTGGTGATCATCTCGGTGATCATCACCACACTCCTGGTCTTCGTGGCGATGCACTCGGCGACCGAGCTGCGGGTGATCACGGTCTTCTCGATCATCGCCTCGCTGCTGATCACCCAGTTCGTGGCGACCGGCCTGACCGCCCCGCTCGGCGAGATGACCGATGTCACCCGGGCGATGGCGCACGGTGACTACACCCGCCGGGTGCGCGCCGGCCGCCGCGACGAGTTCGGCGACCTGGCCGACGCCTTCAACCGCATGGCCGCCGACCTGGAGGCGGTGGACACCCACCGCAAGGAATTGGTCGCCAACGTCTCGCACGAGCTGCGCACCCCCATCGCAGCGCTGCGCGCGGTGCTGGAGAACGTCGTCGACGGCGTCTGCGAGCCGGACTCCGACACCATGCGCACGGCGCTGAAGCAGACCGAGCGGCTGGGCCGGCTGGTCGAGCACCTGCTGGACCTGTCCCGGCTGGACAACGGCGTGGTGCCGCTGCACGCCCGACGCTTCGAGGTCTGGCCGTACCTGTCCGGGGTGCTCAAGGAGGCCAACATGAGCCGCGGCGCCTCCACCCTCTCCGGGCTCTCCGGCCTCGCCGGCTCCGGCACCCACACCCGTACCGACGTCCATCTGCACCTCGACGTCTCGCCACCGGAGCTGACCGCGTACGCCGACGCCGAGCGGCTCCACCAGGTCGTCGCCAACCTCATCGACAACGCGATCAAGCACAGCCCGCGGCACGGCCGGGTCACGGTCCGGGCCCGCCGCGGCGACGGTCCGGCGAGCCTGGTGCTGGAGGTGCAGGACGAGGGCCCCGGCATTCCGGAGTCCGAGCGCTACCGGGTCTTCGAGCGGTTCAACCGCGGCGGCCCCGGCCCCTCGGGTCCGGGCACCGACGGCGGGACGGGGCTGGGCCTGGCGATCGCGCGCTGGGCGGTGGACCTGCACGGCGGACGGATCGGGGTGGCGGAATCATCCCGGGGTTGCCGGATCCGGGTCACTCTTCCGGGGCTGGAGTCATCCCGGGGTTGA
- a CDS encoding rhomboid-like protein translates to MASAVETAGGAPAGDGAAPDDGAPVLLAGLPRQRGGAGAPAAHTAAPVPAARRPWTGLRPWRLLPTPTGTPFTFGYALLLVATSLFAEHGNPSVVSALLQGSRTDVVHLAQAPLLVLVASALWIAGGLTSGYAIAFLFVLTALERRIGGVRSAVVFFGGHALATLATEVPIGFSVAAGGLPDSSLHRLDYGISFGVMACLGALTGLLPAWARWPLLAAGGYQAVSGLLTYIDPMTDWGHLLSLALGVAAWPLLRSWQARRAGPAPLPGDLGHPAFRTPGLPRTS, encoded by the coding sequence ATGGCGAGTGCGGTGGAGACGGCCGGCGGCGCGCCGGCCGGGGACGGTGCGGCGCCGGACGACGGTGCGCCGGTCCTCCTCGCCGGGCTGCCCCGGCAGCGCGGCGGCGCGGGCGCGCCGGCCGCGCACACCGCCGCCCCGGTCCCCGCCGCCCGCCGCCCCTGGACGGGCCTGCGCCCCTGGCGGCTGCTCCCCACCCCGACCGGCACCCCCTTCACGTTCGGTTACGCGCTGCTGCTCGTGGCCACCTCGCTCTTCGCCGAGCACGGCAACCCCTCCGTGGTCTCCGCACTGCTCCAGGGCTCCAGAACCGACGTGGTCCACCTCGCCCAGGCGCCGCTGCTGGTGCTGGTCGCCAGCGCGCTGTGGATCGCCGGCGGGCTGACCTCGGGGTACGCCATCGCCTTCCTCTTCGTGCTGACCGCTCTGGAGCGGCGGATCGGCGGGGTGCGCAGCGCGGTGGTGTTCTTCGGCGGGCATGCGCTGGCCACCCTCGCCACCGAGGTGCCGATCGGCTTCTCGGTCGCCGCCGGCGGGCTGCCGGACAGCTCCCTGCACCGCCTCGACTACGGGATCAGCTTCGGCGTGATGGCCTGCCTCGGGGCGCTCACCGGGCTGCTGCCCGCCTGGGCGCGCTGGCCGCTGCTGGCCGCCGGCGGCTATCAGGCGGTGAGCGGCCTGCTCACCTACATCGACCCGATGACCGACTGGGGTCATCTGCTCTCGCTCGCCCTGGGTGTCGCCGCCTGGCCGCTGCTGCGCAGCTGGCAGGCGCGGCGGGCCGGGCCCGCGCCGCTGCCGGGGGACCTGGGCCATCCGGCGTTCCGGACGCCCGGCCTGCCGCGGACGTCCTGA
- a CDS encoding PadR family transcriptional regulator — protein sequence MPPVFAHGRLRLYLLKLLDEAPRHGYEIIRLLEERFQGLYAPSAGTVYPRLAKLEAEGLVNHTTEGGRKVYTITDAGRAELADRGGELADLELEIRESVAALASDIREDVSGSARDLRREVKEAAQQARAGAGKAGRKAGGRPFPEASDYFDAAFGDKDSWRQAKEEFRRAKEEWKEQARRAKEESRRAKQDAQRARKQARDAQVFAREEIQRVIRRVQEQTQGAVRTGDWSAAVREALSEVSREVGRFTGAPRDAAPADAGPAEERTGTAPDGTRVATERIDLTKQAPAAPEPAASGSHDARAPQEPPAPAWAAEPASGDPARDFDRLLDRFRDDLRDAARDHGVTEEQLTESRRRLANAAAHIGTLLRRPGTDGTEADRETDGEA from the coding sequence ATGCCCCCCGTCTTCGCCCACGGCCGTCTGCGCCTCTACCTCCTCAAGCTGCTCGACGAGGCCCCGCGACACGGCTACGAGATCATCCGCCTCCTGGAGGAGCGCTTCCAGGGGCTCTACGCCCCGTCCGCCGGCACGGTCTACCCGCGGCTGGCCAAGCTGGAGGCCGAGGGCCTGGTCAACCACACCACCGAGGGCGGCCGCAAGGTCTACACCATCACCGACGCCGGCCGCGCCGAACTGGCCGACCGCGGCGGTGAACTCGCCGATCTGGAGCTGGAGATCAGGGAGTCGGTGGCGGCCCTCGCCTCCGACATCCGGGAGGACGTCAGCGGCTCGGCGCGGGACCTGCGCCGGGAGGTCAAGGAGGCCGCCCAGCAGGCCCGGGCGGGCGCCGGGAAGGCCGGGCGCAAAGCCGGCGGGCGGCCGTTCCCGGAAGCCTCGGACTACTTCGACGCCGCGTTCGGCGACAAGGACTCCTGGCGGCAGGCGAAGGAGGAGTTCCGGCGCGCCAAGGAGGAGTGGAAGGAACAGGCCCGCCGCGCCAAGGAGGAGAGCCGCCGCGCCAAGCAGGACGCCCAGCGGGCCCGCAAACAGGCCCGGGACGCCCAGGTGTTCGCCCGCGAGGAGATCCAGCGGGTCATCAGGCGCGTGCAGGAGCAGACCCAGGGGGCGGTGCGCACCGGCGACTGGTCGGCGGCGGTGCGGGAGGCGCTGAGCGAGGTCTCCCGCGAGGTCGGCCGCTTCACGGGCGCCCCGCGCGACGCCGCCCCGGCCGACGCCGGCCCGGCCGAGGAGCGCACCGGGACCGCCCCGGACGGCACCCGGGTGGCGACCGAGCGGATCGACCTCACCAAGCAGGCCCCGGCGGCGCCGGAGCCCGCCGCGTCGGGGTCCCACGACGCGCGCGCCCCCCAGGAGCCCCCCGCGCCCGCATGGGCCGCCGAGCCGGCCAGCGGCGATCCGGCCCGCGACTTCGACCGCCTGCTGGACCGCTTCCGGGACGATCTGCGGGACGCCGCCCGCGACCACGGCGTCACCGAGGAACAGCTCACCGAGTCCCGCCGGCGGCTGGCGAACGCCGCCGCCCACATCGGCACGCTGCTGCGCCGCCCGGGGACGGACGGCACGGAGGCGGACCGGGAGACGGACGGCGAGGCGTAG
- a CDS encoding DUF4097 family beta strand repeat-containing protein yields the protein MSARTEWTVSTARTLEIEEPVSALTVRLVGGTVNVVGTSEGGPARLEISELHGPPVEVSYEGGVLCVGYDDVQWKGFLKFLDRRGWNRSAVASVTVPTTTRVEVGVVGATAVVSGIAGRTELRGVNGNSTLVGLSGPVRADTVSGDVEAQALTGSLEFNSVSGDLTVIEGAGGAVHADSVSGDMVLDLDPAAGAEIDLTTVSGEIAIRLPDPADAEVEANTTTGVVTNAFDDLRVSGQWGTKRITGSLGAGTGRLKATTVSGALALLRRPAYEEADGGPAGGSSPTTPPAGKKVL from the coding sequence ATGTCAGCCCGGACCGAGTGGACGGTCTCCACAGCACGCACGCTGGAGATCGAGGAACCCGTCAGCGCCCTGACCGTCCGCCTGGTGGGCGGCACCGTCAACGTCGTCGGCACCTCCGAGGGCGGGCCGGCCCGGCTGGAGATCTCCGAGCTGCACGGCCCGCCGGTGGAGGTCTCCTACGAGGGCGGTGTCCTTTGCGTCGGCTATGACGACGTGCAGTGGAAGGGCTTCCTGAAATTCCTGGACCGCCGGGGCTGGAACCGTAGCGCGGTGGCCTCGGTGACGGTGCCGACCACCACCCGCGTCGAGGTCGGGGTGGTCGGCGCCACCGCGGTCGTCTCCGGCATCGCCGGGCGCACCGAGCTGCGCGGGGTCAACGGGAACAGCACCCTCGTCGGCCTCTCCGGCCCGGTCCGCGCCGACACCGTCTCCGGCGACGTCGAGGCGCAGGCCCTCACCGGATCCCTGGAGTTCAACTCCGTCTCCGGCGACCTGACGGTCATCGAGGGCGCCGGCGGCGCGGTGCACGCCGACTCCGTCAGCGGTGACATGGTCCTGGATCTGGACCCGGCGGCGGGCGCGGAGATCGACCTGACCACGGTCTCCGGCGAGATCGCCATCCGGCTGCCCGACCCGGCCGACGCCGAGGTCGAGGCCAACACCACCACCGGCGTGGTCACCAACGCCTTCGACGACCTGCGGGTCAGCGGCCAGTGGGGCACCAAGCGGATCACCGGCTCGCTGGGCGCCGGCACCGGCCGGCTCAAGGCGACCACCGTCTCCGGCGCTCTCGCCCTGCTGCGCCGCCCCGCCTACGAGGAGGCCGACGGCGGCCCGGCCGGCGGCTCCTCCCCCACGACCCCGCCCGCCGGGAAGAAGGTGCTCTGA
- a CDS encoding pentapeptide repeat-containing protein translates to MSHESRRPAQDRTSDPAHAPDAARLPLLSDCGNCFGLCCVALPFARSADFALDKEAGRPCPNLQADFRCGVHQDLRQRGFSGCTVFECFGAGQKISQVTFQGQDWRTAPETARPMFDAFAVMRQLHELLWYLTQAVALPPSGASTGSTGAASAALPAALRDELRAALEKTERLTLGTAEELAGLDVPAHRAEANTLLLRVSELVRAKVPGRKKDRRGADLMGARLKGADLKGANLRGAYLIAADLRGADLRSADMIGADLRDADLRGADLTGSIFLTQAQVNAARGDATTRLPRGLRRPAHW, encoded by the coding sequence GTGTCGCACGAGTCCCGCCGCCCCGCCCAGGACCGCACGTCCGACCCGGCGCACGCCCCGGACGCCGCCCGGTTGCCGCTGCTCTCCGACTGCGGGAACTGCTTCGGCCTGTGCTGTGTGGCGCTGCCGTTCGCGCGCTCGGCGGACTTCGCCCTCGACAAGGAGGCCGGGCGGCCCTGTCCGAACCTCCAGGCCGACTTCCGCTGCGGCGTCCACCAGGATCTGCGGCAGCGCGGCTTCTCCGGCTGCACGGTCTTCGAGTGCTTCGGCGCCGGCCAGAAGATCTCCCAGGTCACCTTCCAGGGGCAGGACTGGCGGACCGCGCCGGAGACCGCCCGGCCGATGTTCGACGCGTTCGCCGTGATGCGCCAGCTGCACGAACTGCTCTGGTACCTGACCCAGGCGGTGGCACTGCCCCCGTCCGGTGCGAGCACCGGCTCCACCGGAGCGGCCAGCGCCGCGCTGCCTGCCGCGCTGCGGGACGAGCTGCGGGCGGCCCTGGAGAAGACCGAGCGGCTGACCCTGGGCACCGCGGAGGAGCTGGCCGGGCTGGACGTGCCCGCCCACCGGGCCGAGGCCAACACCCTGCTGCTGCGGGTCAGCGAGCTGGTCCGGGCGAAGGTCCCGGGCCGGAAGAAGGACCGGCGCGGCGCGGACCTGATGGGGGCGAGGCTCAAGGGCGCGGACCTCAAGGGCGCCAACCTGCGCGGCGCCTATCTCATCGCCGCCGACCTGCGGGGCGCCGACCTGCGCTCCGCGGACATGATCGGCGCCGACCTCCGGGACGCCGATCTGCGCGGCGCCGACCTCACCGGCAGCATCTTCCTGACGCAGGCCCAGGTGAACGCCGCCCGGGGCGACGCGACCACCAGGCTGCCGCGCGGGCTGCGCCGCCCCGCCCACTGGTAG
- a CDS encoding DUF6104 family protein has protein sequence MYFTDRGIEELENRRGEEEVTLGWLADQLRTFVDLNPDFEVPVERLATWLARLDDEDDDA, from the coding sequence GTGTATTTCACTGACCGCGGCATCGAGGAGCTGGAGAACCGGCGCGGCGAGGAGGAGGTCACCCTCGGGTGGCTGGCCGATCAGCTGCGGACGTTCGTCGACCTCAACCCGGACTTCGAGGTGCCGGTGGAGCGGCTGGCCACCTGGCTGGCCCGGCTGGACGACGAGGACGACGACGCGTAG
- a CDS encoding response regulator transcription factor: MDQTQTTQGGTTAATPGAQRRVLVVEDDPTIVEAIAARLRAEGFQVQTATDGPAAVDTAEAWQPDLLVLDVMLPGFDGLEVCRRVQAQRPVPVMMLTARDDETDMLVGLGVGADDYMTKPFSMRELAARVHVLLRRVERAALAAHTPRSGILRLGELEIDHAQRRVRVRGNDVHLTPTEFDLLVCLANTPRAVLSREQLLAEVWDWADASGTRTVDSHIKALRRKIGAERIRTVHGVGYALETPPA; this comes from the coding sequence ATGGACCAGACTCAGACAACCCAGGGCGGCACCACCGCGGCCACGCCGGGCGCCCAGCGCCGGGTCCTGGTCGTGGAGGACGATCCGACGATCGTCGAGGCCATCGCGGCCCGGCTGCGCGCCGAGGGGTTCCAGGTGCAGACGGCCACCGACGGCCCGGCCGCGGTCGACACCGCCGAGGCGTGGCAGCCGGACCTGCTCGTGCTCGACGTGATGCTGCCGGGCTTCGACGGCCTGGAGGTGTGCCGTCGGGTGCAGGCCCAGCGCCCGGTGCCGGTGATGATGCTCACCGCCCGCGACGACGAGACCGACATGCTGGTCGGCCTCGGGGTCGGCGCCGACGACTACATGACCAAGCCGTTCTCCATGCGGGAGCTGGCCGCCCGGGTGCACGTCCTGCTGCGCCGGGTCGAGCGGGCCGCGCTGGCCGCGCACACCCCGCGCAGCGGCATCCTGCGGCTGGGCGAGCTGGAGATCGACCACGCCCAGCGCCGGGTACGGGTGCGCGGCAACGACGTCCACCTCACCCCCACCGAGTTCGACCTGCTGGTCTGCCTGGCGAACACCCCGCGCGCGGTGCTCTCCCGCGAACAGCTGCTGGCCGAGGTCTGGGACTGGGCGGACGCGTCGGGCACGCGGACGGTCGACAGCCACATCAAGGCACTGCGCCGCAAGATCGGAGCCGAGCGCATCCGCACCGTCCACGGCGTGGGGTACGCCCTGGAGACCCCGCCGGCATGA
- a CDS encoding multifunctional oxoglutarate decarboxylase/oxoglutarate dehydrogenase thiamine pyrophosphate-binding subunit/dihydrolipoyllysine-residue succinyltransferase subunit — protein MSLQSPNSASVSTEQGAQGKNPAAAFGSNEWLVDEIYQQYLQDPNSVDRAWWDFFADYKPGGTGAADAAPPAAPAKPAEGSAPAPAPSAPAPAAAPEPATAPAAQPATPAKPAAVAPVKSAPAKAAAKPAPAAKQPAEAPEGPELVTLRGPSAAVAKNMSASLELPTATSVRAVPVKLLFDNRIVINNHLKRARGGKVSFTHIIGYAMVQALKAMPSMNYSFAEKDGKPTLVKPPHINLGLAIDLVKAKGERQLVVAAIKKAETMTFFEFWQAYEDIVRRARDNKLTMADFTGVTASLTNPGGIGTVHSVPRLMPGQSMIMGVGSMDYPAEFQGTSQDALNKLGVSKVMTLTSTYDHRVIQGAASGEFLRIMSQLLLGENDFFDDIFKSLRIPYEPIRWMRDIDASHDDDVTKAARVFELIHSYRQRGHVMADTDPLEYHQRKHPDLDITEHGLTLWDLEREFAVGGFAGKSMMKLRDILGVLRDSYCRTTGIEFMHIQDPKQRKWIQDRVERPHKSPERDEQLRILRRLNSAEAFETFLQTKYVGQKRFSLEGGESVIPLLDAVIDSAAEARLDEAVIGMAHRGRLNVLANIVGKSYAQIFREFEGNLDPKSMHGSGDVKYHLGAEGTFTGLDGEQIKVSLTANPSHLEAVDPVVEGVSRAKQDIINKGGTDFTVLPIQLHGDAAFAGQGVVAETLNMSQLRGYRTGGTVHVVINNQVGFTAAPESSRSSMYATDVARMIEAPIFHVNGDDPEAVVRVARLAFEFRQAFNKDVVIDLICYRRRGHNESDNPAFTQPLMYDLIDKKRSVRKLYTESLIGRGDITLEEAEQALQDFQGQLEKVFTEVRDATTAPVTPEVPQPKAEFPVFVDTAISQEVVKRIAESQVNIPDHITVHPRLLPQLQRRAAMIEDDTIDWGMGETLAIGSLLMEGTPVRLAGQDSRRGTFGQRHAVLIDRKTGEDYTPLLYLSDDQARFNVYDSLLSEYAAMGFEYGYSLARPESLVMWEAQFGDFANGAQTVIDEFISSAEQKWGQTSGVTLLLPHGYEGQGPDHSSARIERYLQLCAQNNMTVAMPTLPSNYFHLLRWQVHNPHHKPLIVFTPKSMLRLKAAASKTAEFTTGGFRPVIGDSTVKAEDVRKVVFCSGKVYYDLEAEREKRGAFDTALVRIERLYPLPGAELQAEIKKFPNAGKYLWAQEEPANQGAWPFLGLNLIDHLDLAVGADVPHGERLRRISRPHGSSPAVGSAKRHQAEQAQLMAEVFDA, from the coding sequence GTGTCGCTACAGTCCCCCAACAGTGCGAGTGTCTCGACCGAACAGGGAGCGCAGGGGAAGAATCCTGCCGCCGCGTTCGGGTCCAACGAGTGGCTCGTCGACGAGATCTACCAGCAGTACCTCCAGGACCCGAACTCGGTAGACCGAGCCTGGTGGGACTTCTTCGCCGACTACAAGCCGGGTGGCACCGGGGCGGCTGACGCCGCGCCCCCCGCCGCGCCGGCCAAGCCCGCGGAGGGCTCGGCCCCCGCCCCGGCTCCGTCGGCCCCGGCCCCCGCGGCCGCGCCGGAGCCCGCCACCGCCCCCGCGGCCCAGCCGGCCACCCCGGCGAAGCCGGCCGCGGTGGCGCCGGTCAAGAGCGCGCCCGCCAAGGCCGCGGCGAAGCCGGCGCCGGCCGCCAAGCAGCCCGCCGAGGCCCCCGAGGGTCCGGAGCTCGTGACGCTGCGCGGCCCGTCGGCGGCCGTGGCGAAGAACATGAGCGCGTCCCTGGAGCTGCCGACGGCCACGTCCGTCCGCGCGGTCCCGGTGAAGCTGCTGTTCGACAACCGGATCGTCATCAACAACCACCTCAAGCGCGCCCGCGGCGGGAAGGTCTCCTTCACGCACATCATCGGGTACGCCATGGTGCAGGCCCTCAAGGCCATGCCGTCGATGAACTACTCCTTCGCGGAGAAGGACGGCAAGCCGACGCTGGTCAAGCCCCCGCACATCAACCTCGGCCTGGCGATCGACCTGGTCAAGGCGAAGGGCGAGCGCCAGCTGGTCGTCGCGGCCATCAAGAAGGCCGAGACGATGACCTTCTTCGAGTTCTGGCAGGCGTACGAGGACATCGTCCGCCGGGCCCGGGACAACAAGCTCACGATGGCCGACTTCACCGGGGTCACCGCGTCGCTGACGAACCCCGGCGGCATCGGCACCGTCCACTCGGTGCCGCGTCTGATGCCCGGCCAGTCCATGATCATGGGCGTCGGCTCGATGGACTACCCGGCCGAGTTCCAGGGCACCTCGCAGGACGCCCTGAACAAGCTGGGCGTCTCCAAGGTCATGACGCTGACCAGCACGTACGACCACCGGGTGATCCAGGGCGCCGCCTCCGGCGAGTTCCTGCGGATCATGAGCCAGCTGCTGCTCGGCGAGAACGATTTCTTCGACGACATCTTCAAGTCGCTGCGGATCCCCTACGAGCCGATCCGCTGGATGCGCGACATCGACGCGTCGCACGACGACGACGTCACCAAGGCCGCGCGGGTCTTCGAGCTGATCCACTCCTACCGGCAGCGCGGCCACGTCATGGCCGACACCGACCCGCTGGAGTACCACCAGCGCAAGCACCCCGACCTGGACATCACCGAGCACGGCCTCACCCTGTGGGACCTGGAGCGGGAGTTCGCGGTCGGCGGCTTCGCCGGCAAGTCGATGATGAAGCTGCGCGACATCCTGGGCGTGCTGCGCGACTCGTACTGCCGCACCACCGGCATCGAGTTCATGCACATCCAGGACCCCAAGCAGCGCAAGTGGATCCAGGACCGGGTCGAGCGCCCGCACAAGTCGCCCGAGCGCGACGAGCAGCTGCGCATCCTGCGCCGGCTGAACTCCGCCGAGGCGTTCGAGACCTTCCTGCAGACCAAGTACGTCGGCCAGAAGCGGTTCTCGCTGGAGGGCGGCGAATCGGTCATCCCGCTGCTGGACGCGGTCATCGACTCCGCGGCCGAGGCGCGGCTGGACGAGGCCGTCATCGGCATGGCCCACCGCGGCCGCCTCAACGTCCTCGCCAACATCGTCGGCAAGTCCTACGCGCAGATCTTCCGCGAGTTCGAGGGCAACCTCGACCCGAAGTCGATGCACGGCTCCGGCGACGTGAAGTACCACCTGGGCGCCGAGGGCACCTTCACCGGCCTGGACGGCGAGCAGATCAAGGTCTCGCTGACCGCCAACCCCTCCCACCTGGAGGCCGTGGACCCGGTCGTCGAGGGCGTCTCCCGCGCCAAGCAGGACATCATCAACAAGGGCGGCACGGACTTCACCGTCCTGCCGATCCAGCTGCACGGCGACGCGGCGTTCGCCGGCCAGGGCGTGGTCGCCGAGACGCTGAACATGTCGCAGCTGCGCGGCTACCGCACCGGCGGCACCGTCCACGTCGTCATCAACAACCAGGTCGGCTTCACCGCGGCCCCCGAGTCCTCGCGTTCCTCCATGTACGCGACGGACGTGGCCCGCATGATCGAGGCCCCGATCTTCCACGTCAACGGCGACGACCCCGAGGCCGTCGTCCGCGTCGCGCGGCTCGCCTTCGAGTTCCGCCAGGCGTTCAACAAGGACGTGGTCATCGACCTGATCTGCTACCGCCGCCGCGGCCACAACGAGTCGGACAACCCGGCCTTCACCCAGCCGCTGATGTACGACCTGATCGACAAGAAGCGCTCGGTGCGCAAGCTCTACACCGAGTCGCTGATCGGCCGGGGCGACATCACCCTCGAAGAGGCCGAGCAGGCGCTGCAGGACTTCCAGGGCCAGCTGGAGAAGGTCTTCACCGAGGTCCGCGACGCCACGACGGCCCCGGTCACCCCCGAGGTGCCGCAGCCCAAGGCCGAGTTCCCGGTCTTCGTGGACACCGCGATCTCCCAGGAGGTCGTCAAGCGGATCGCCGAGTCCCAGGTCAACATCCCCGACCACATCACCGTCCACCCGCGTCTGCTGCCGCAGCTGCAGCGCCGGGCGGCGATGATCGAGGACGACACGATCGACTGGGGCATGGGCGAGACCCTGGCCATCGGCTCGCTGCTGATGGAGGGCACCCCGGTCCGGCTCGCCGGCCAGGACTCCCGCCGCGGCACGTTCGGCCAGCGCCACGCGGTGCTGATCGACCGGAAGACCGGCGAGGACTACACCCCGCTGCTGTACCTGTCCGACGACCAGGCCCGCTTCAACGTCTACGACTCGCTGCTCAGCGAGTACGCGGCGATGGGCTTCGAGTACGGCTACTCGCTGGCGCGTCCCGAGTCCCTGGTCATGTGGGAGGCGCAGTTCGGCGACTTCGCCAACGGCGCGCAGACCGTCATCGACGAGTTCATCTCCTCGGCGGAGCAGAAGTGGGGCCAGACCTCCGGCGTCACCCTGCTGCTCCCGCACGGCTACGAGGGCCAGGGCCCGGACCACTCCTCGGCCCGGATCGAGCGCTACCTCCAGCTGTGCGCGCAGAACAACATGACCGTCGCGATGCCGACGCTCCCGTCGAACTACTTCCACCTGCTGCGCTGGCAGGTGCACAACCCGCACCACAAGCCGCTGATCGTCTTCACCCCGAAGTCGATGCTGCGTCTGAAGGCGGCGGCGTCGAAGACGGCGGAGTTCACCACCGGCGGCTTCCGCCCGGTCATCGGCGACAGCACGGTCAAGGCCGAGGACGTCCGCAAGGTCGTCTTCTGCTCCGGCAAGGTCTACTACGACCTGGAGGCCGAGCGGGAGAAGCGCGGCGCCTTCGACACCGCGCTGGTCCGCATCGAGCGGCTGTACCCGCTGCCGGGTGCCGAGCTCCAGGCGGAGATCAAGAAGTTCCCGAACGCCGGGAAGTACCTGTGGGCGCAGGAGGAGCCGGCGAACCAGGGTGCCTGGCCGTTCCTCGGTCTCAACCTGATCGACCACCTGGACCTGGCGGTCGGCGCCGACGTCCCGCACGGTGAGCGCCTGCGCCGCATCTCGCGGCCGCACGGCTCGTCGCCGGCGGTCGGCTCCGCCAAGCGGCACCAGGCCGAGCAGGCCCAGCTCATGGCGGAGGTCTTCGACGCCTGA